From the Cucurbita pepo subsp. pepo cultivar mu-cu-16 chromosome LG05, ASM280686v2, whole genome shotgun sequence genome, one window contains:
- the LOC111796151 gene encoding protein NRT1/ PTR FAMILY 6.3-like, translating to MSVLPQIDQDKTVPDAWDYTGKPAVKAKTGGWVAAAMILGPEAVERMTTLGIAVNLVTYMTDTMHLGNAAAANDVTNFLGTSFMLCLFGGFVADTFLGRYLTISIFATVQAMGVTLLTISTIIPSLRPPKCSPALSTTPCIPADSKQLAILHTALYLTALGTGGLKSSVSGFGSDQFIETDKEERIKMSNFFNWFFFLISLGSLAAVTVLVYIQDNWGRQWGYGICACAIVLGLAIFLMGTRRYRFKKLVGSPLTQIAAVFVAAWKKRKLDLPSDSSLLFQIEDAVDGSGKKKQKLPRSKQFRFLDKAAIKDEEIVGNVVNKWTLSTLTDIEEVKLVLRMLPIWATTIIFWTVYAQMTTFSVSQATTMNRHVGKSFEIPAASLTAFFVASILLTVPIYDRFIVPLASRVLKNPQGLSPLQRVGVGLVLSIIAMIAAALTEIKRLRVVEAHGLVDKPLAEVPLSVFWLSPQFLIVGSGEAFTYMGQLDFFLRECPKGMKTMSTGLFLSTLSLGFFFSSLLVTIVGKVTENGKPWIPDNLNAGKLYDFYWLLAILSVLNLVVFLFCAKWYVYKDKRLAEQGVELEDYGPSSHA from the exons ATGAGCGTCCTCCCCCAAATTGATCAAGATAAAACTGTCCCAGATGCATGGGACTACACCGGCAAGCCTGCCGTCAAAGCCAAAACCGGTGGCTGGGTCGCCGCTGCCATGATTCTAGGCCCGGAGGCAGTGGAGAGGATGACGACGCTCGGGATCGCAGTCAACTTGGTCACATATATGACCGACACAATGCATCTGGGCAATGCTGCCGCCGCCAACGATGTCACCAACTTCCTCGGAACCTCCTTCATGCTCTGTCTCTTCGGTGGCTTTGTCGCCGACACTTTCCTCGGCCG gTATCTGACGATTTCAATTTTCGCAACGGTTCAAGCAATG GGTGTAACTCTCTTGACAATTTCCACCATAATTCCAAGTCTCCGACCACCAAAATGTTCGCCGGCGTTATCAACCACCCCATGCATTCCAGCTGACAGCAAGCAGCTAGCAATTCTCCACACAGCATTATACTTAACGGCGCTCGGCACCGGCGGCCTAAAATCGAGCGTATCGGGGTTTGGTTCCGATCAATTTATCGAAACAGACAAAGAGGAGAGAATAAAGATGTCCAACTTCTTCAActggttcttcttcttgataaGCCTTGGGTCACTTGCAGCTGTGACAGTCCTTGTTTACATTCAAGACAACTGGGGCAGGCAATGGGGATATGGGATATGTGCTTGTGCCATTGTGTTAGGCTTGGCTATCTTCCTGATGGGGACTCGACGCTACCGGTTCAAGAAATTGGTCGGTAGCCCGTTGACACAGATCGCCGCCGTGTTCGTCGCCGcatggaagaagaggaagctGGATTTGCCATCGGATTCGTCGTTGTTGTTCCAAATCGAAGACGCTGTAGATGGATCtgggaagaagaagcagaagctTCCTCGCTCCAAGCAATTCAG GTTTTTGGATAAGGCGGCGATCAAGGACGAAGAAATTGTTGGCAATGTAGTGAACAAGTGGACGTTATCAACCCTAACTGACATTGAGGAAGTTAAATTAGTTCTTCGAATGTTACCAATTTGGGCAACCACCATTATTTTCTGGACAGTCTATGCCCAAATGACCACGTTTTCAGTGTCACAAGCCACCACCATGAACCGACACGTCGGAAAATCCTTCGAAATTCCAGCAGCCTCCCTCACTGCCTTCTTCGTCGCCAGCATCCTCTTGACGGTCCCGATCTACGACCGATTCATCGTCCCATTAGCGTCGAGGGTTTTGAAGAACCCACAAGGTCTCTCTCCGCTGCAGCGTGTCGGGGTCGGCTTGGTTCTATCCATAATTGCCATGATCGCCGCGGCGCTGACGGAGATAAAGCGACTGAGGGTGGTGGAGGCACATGGATTGGTGGACAAGCCGCTGGCGGAGGTGCCATTGAGTGTGTTTTGGTTGTCGCCGCAATTTTTAATAGTGGGATCAG GTGAGGCATTCACGTACATGGGGCAATTGGATTTCTTCCTAAGGGAGTGTCCTAAAGGGATGAAGACAATGAGCACAGGGCTGTTCTTGAGCACACTTTCTTTAGGGTTTTTCTTCAGCTCATTGCTGGTTACAATTGTGGGAAAAGTGACAGAAAATGGGAAGCCATGGATTCCAGACAACCTTAATGCAGGGAAGCTCTATGATTTCTATTGGCTATTGGCAATTTTGAGTGTGTTGAATTTGGtggtgtttttgttttgtgcaaAGTGGTATGTGTACAAGGACAAGAGGTTGGCTGAGCAGGGTGTTGAACTGGAGGACTATGGGCCATCTTCCCATGCATAG